One window of the Candidatus Zixiibacteriota bacterium genome contains the following:
- a CDS encoding Smr/MutS family protein: MCENHDEPIELPIDGTLDLHTFPPKEIKRLVPDYIDACLDEGIYQIRIIHGKGTGTLRAIVRGILQKHPAVIDFFHEEGSGGGWGATVVNLKRNI; encoded by the coding sequence ATGTGTGAAAACCATGACGAGCCGATTGAACTGCCTATCGATGGCACCCTCGATTTGCATACATTTCCGCCAAAAGAAATAAAGCGGCTGGTTCCCGATTACATTGACGCCTGCCTTGATGAGGGCATTTATCAGATTAGAATTATCCATGGCAAAGGGACCGGTACATTAAGAGCAATAGTTCGCGGCATCCTGCAAAAACATCCCGCCGTAATTGATTTTTTTCATGAGGAGGGTTCCGGCGGCGGCTGGGGCGCAACTGTGGTGAATTTGAAAAGAAATATCTAA